In Fusarium oxysporum f. sp. lycopersici 4287 chromosome 2, whole genome shotgun sequence, a genomic segment contains:
- a CDS encoding hypothetical protein (At least one base has a quality score < 10), which produces MLNFLEKAVSTLLSDTSSAAEQHAILPSAATHIRLLKIYPAGYSWVPIYCKMLMTPISEPMNFQALSYTWGTAARTHSLKLPETDFRITQSLDEAIRHLRREDEAITLWIDQICINQENLQEKSLQIGLMSQIYSKAQRVLVWLGPAESGSDTVMDIWSIIGQDARNLGLESFYTEEKFPQLQPIVINADPADPLTIEFQALFEKGRSIYRDSLDAIIAWFQRPWFKRVWVVQEFCLCPDTVFVCGKRSVAVELVMLAIQIVHFSCGKLLKDAVGKDKEFAELNAKFPLILNEPTSALFSTRQRRLGYDARWTGKSTGDSLLSLMRKLYVQNEMHATDQRDRIFALLGLATDGLDIIPDYSDFDYAGLLCRTARVMIEKQGLEVLSYSQFPKSYIPLPSWRNIISKHVDARSGRNHGGRRGRGWEPMAQTTIFSHEQYLSYFAQVRLMCQLSALKNEPIYASESRRDEAVWRVPIGDLYTCNGRTTRPTSDVRGAYKSLVAECELFEQRKLAGSVSELQGQTETILDTDGSHYQCSTETMSGKRPFLTKKGHLGMGPPMMMSGDVVVILMGSRIPFVLRPGEHGNFAFTGDAYCDGVMDGELINQVRPEKFMIL; this is translated from the exons ATGCTTAATTTCCTAGAGAAGGCTGTTTCGACTTTACTGTCCGACACATCCTCGGCGGCTGAGCAACATGCGATTCTCCCATCTGCCGCCACGCATATCCGACTGCTGAAGATCTATCCAGCTGGTTACTCATGGGTCCCTATCTACTGTaagatgttgatgacacCCATATCGGAACCTATGAACTTCCAGGCGCTCTCGTACACATGGGGAACTGCGGCTCGAACGCACAGTCTGAAGCTGCCAGAAACAGACTTCCGTATCACTCAATCTCTGGATGAGGCGATTCGACACCTGCGGAGGGAGGATGAGGCCATAACGCTCTGGATCGACCAAATCTGCATTAACCAGGAGAATCTACAGGAGAAGAGCTTGCAGATAGGGTTGATGAGTCAGATCTACTCCAAAGCACAGAGAGTTCTCGTCTGGCTGGGGCCTGCTGAGAGCGGCTCCGACACCGTCATGGATATCTGGTCCATAATAGGGCAAGATGCTCGCAACCTTGGTCTGGAAAGCTTCTACACCGAGGAGAAGTTCCCGCAGCTCCAGCCGATAGTCATCAACGCAGACCCTGCTGACCCTCTCACTATCGAATTCCAGGCTCTATTTGAAAAAGGCCGCTCTATATACAGGGATTCCCTGGACGCCATCATTGCCTGGTTTCAACGGCCGTGGTTCAAGAGGGTATGGGTAGTTCAGGAGTTCTGTCTCTGCCCAGATACAGTCTTTGTTTGCGGTAAAAGGTCTGTAGCGGTTGAGCTAGTAATGCTCGCAATTCAGATTGTACATTTCAGCTGCGGGAAATTGTTGAAGGACGCCGTCGGGAAGGACAAAGAGTTCGCGGAACTCAACGCAAAGTTTCCGCTCATCTTGAACGAGCCTACCTCAGCCCTCTTCAGTACCCGGCAGCGGAGGCTGGGATACGACGCAAGATGGACAGGGAAATCAACCGGCGACAGCCTCCTTAGCCTGATGCGAAAGCTATACGTACAGAACGAAATGCATGCGACCGATCAGCGAGACAGGATATTTGCGCTGCTGGGCCTAGCTACAGATGGCCTGGACATTATACCCGATTATAGCGACTTCGACTATGCTGGTCTCCTATGCAGGACGGCGAGGGTCATGATCGAGAAACAGGGACTAGAAGTCCTTTCATACTCTCAATTTCCCAAGAGTTACATCCCACTTCCCTCATGG CGTAATATCATCTCCAAGCACGTTGATGCTCGTTCTGGAAGGAATCACGGTGGACGTCGTGGAAGAGGTTGGGAGCCCATGGCACAAACCACTATCTTTAGTCATGAGCAGTACCTGAGCTACTTCGCTCAGGTTAGACTGATGTGTCAACTTTCGGCCCTGAAAAACGAGCCAATCTATGCCAGCGAGTCTAGGCGAGATGAAGCGGTCTGGCGAGTGCCAATCGGCGATCTTTACACCTGTAATGGCAGGACTACGCGACCAACATCTGATGTTAGAGGGGCATACAAGTCACTCGTCGCAGAGTGTGAACTTTTTGAGCAACGCAAGCTTGCGGGGTCGGTGAGCGAGCTGCAAGGACAAACTGAGACAATTCTTGATACTGATGGTAGCCACTACCAATGTAGCACGGAAACAATGAGCGGCAAACGACCGTTTCTGACGAAGAAAGGCCATCTTGGCATGGGGCCGCCAATGATGATGTCTGGGGATGTGGTTGTCATATTAATGGGGTCACGGATTCCATTCGTCCTGCGGCCGGGCGAGCATGGGAATTTCGCGTTTACTGGAGATGCATACTGCGACGGCGTCATGGATGGTGAACTCATCAACCAGGTTCGCCCCGAGAAGTTTATGATATTATAG
- a CDS encoding hypothetical protein (At least one base has a quality score < 10) — protein sequence MAGSILGIEGVACQRFFPSREGSRWFQVNFKTERCNASALKAKRTPTKPQVAPRDLTSEGSTHLQQIMEREAGYQNALNQSYMTGNNASRETFAATNWDPYEDDDNYDDSEDDDSEDDYDDSGYWSNIDGPSATPYREMSAGVLRGSTKVVFDEFLEILFQLCVTLCTETFVDGQPSSTLLVYFSGVLGFSADCHKFQLARQYCPKFSAIIYKQRILLLELALPVAKHYHWYSPRPRAAQFEP from the exons ATGGCTGGGTCAATCCTCGGA ATTGAAGGGGTAGCATGTCAGCGTTTCTTTCCTTCTCGAGAAGGCAGCAGATGGTTCCAAGTCAACTTCAAAACCGAAAGATGCAATGCAAGCGCACTGAAGGCGAAACGAACTCCTACAAAACCACAGGTAGCGCCTCGGGATCTTACATCCGAAGGGTCCACCCATCTACAACAAATTATGGAACGGGAGGCTGGATATCAAAATGCTTTAAACCAGTCTTATATGACTGGCAATAATGCTTCTAGAGAGACTTTCGCCGCCACGA ACTGGGATCCATACGAGGATGATGACAATTACGATGACTCTGAAGACGATGACTCCGAAGACGACTACGATGACTCTGGGTACTGGAGTAATATTGATGGACCCAGCGCCACGCCCTACCGAGAGATGTCTGCAGGAGTACTGAGAGGATCTACCAAAGTTGTATTCGACGAATTCCTCGAAATCCTGTTCCAGCTGTGTGTCACGTTATGTACCGAGACTTTTGTTGACGGACAGCCAAGCTCTACGCTACTAGTGTACTTCAGCGGCGTTCTTGGCTTCTCTGCAGATTGTCATAAGTTCCAGCTTGCTCGGCAATACTGTCCAAAGTTTTCGGCAATTATTTATAAGCAACGGATATTACTTCTAGAGCTAGCACTGCCTGTCGCCAAACACTACCATTGGTATTCCCCACGGCCACGAGCAGCGCAGTTCGAGCCCTGA